One stretch of Halorientalis litorea DNA includes these proteins:
- a CDS encoding ATP-binding protein yields MPIDAGDALVRALHDHNPWWEHGTEAFSLPARQKSDFYHLARPDESGSQFEDQPLLGLVGRRGVGKTTLLHQFIHHRIETGDDPERFLYLPFDADPLYQLQSDEQLRRAVRYYESRVLGRIEADHPHFILIDDVHQIEHPNKPTIDGWGVPVAELLEDVPGRHVVLTASAGIQVERELESVAMPAEDYDIQPILPEKFRDYLFTLYPDLEEEDTRVSPTSLRTGENSLPAALQSGEVESLVAELRQKYEKVADVERRIQSQVVDYLAMGGTISYDLDGAAESAADLTVDDYAQLREDVRDALYQEVPGFESIQTIADLERLCALAARNRGAEPFRYQDLVELFDVDRRTIADSYLPALAELYLLTGVTEYDNSRPRSVRLYLRDTGLVTAIADGDASTVRNDFDREADLARVAAFDHTMRFAYGINAIQGNDETPTVQYWRGREGEVDFVFEVDGTPVPIGLAYQSREREESLEAVREFKEAYDVPLGFILAGDTVRGRQPIEDLGEGIIQLPYWLYLLLC; encoded by the coding sequence ATGCCTATCGACGCTGGTGACGCTCTCGTTCGGGCGCTTCACGACCATAATCCGTGGTGGGAACACGGGACAGAAGCATTCTCACTCCCGGCACGGCAAAAGAGCGATTTCTATCATCTCGCCCGTCCCGACGAGTCCGGCAGCCAGTTCGAGGACCAACCGCTTCTCGGCCTCGTTGGACGACGGGGCGTCGGGAAAACCACGCTCCTCCACCAGTTCATTCACCATCGCATCGAGACTGGCGACGATCCGGAACGATTCCTCTATCTTCCATTCGACGCCGATCCGCTCTACCAACTCCAATCGGACGAACAGCTACGACGCGCAGTTCGGTACTACGAGAGCAGGGTTCTCGGTCGCATCGAAGCAGACCACCCACACTTCATCCTAATCGACGATGTTCACCAGATCGAGCATCCGAACAAGCCGACCATCGACGGGTGGGGCGTCCCCGTCGCAGAATTGCTCGAGGACGTCCCGGGACGACACGTCGTCTTGACCGCCAGCGCCGGCATTCAAGTCGAACGGGAACTCGAAAGCGTCGCGATGCCGGCCGAAGACTACGATATCCAGCCCATTCTCCCTGAGAAGTTCCGGGACTACCTCTTCACGCTGTATCCAGATCTTGAGGAAGAAGACACTCGCGTGAGCCCTACCTCTCTGCGAACCGGGGAGAACAGCCTGCCAGCGGCTCTCCAGAGTGGCGAGGTCGAGTCACTCGTCGCAGAGCTTCGACAGAAGTACGAGAAGGTTGCAGACGTCGAACGACGCATCCAGTCACAAGTCGTCGACTACCTCGCGATGGGCGGGACCATCAGCTACGACCTTGACGGCGCCGCCGAGTCGGCAGCGGACCTGACGGTGGATGACTACGCGCAGCTGCGCGAGGACGTTCGCGATGCCCTCTACCAGGAGGTTCCCGGCTTCGAATCGATTCAGACGATCGCAGATCTTGAACGCCTCTGCGCGCTCGCCGCCCGAAACCGGGGGGCTGAGCCGTTCCGGTATCAGGATCTCGTCGAACTGTTCGACGTCGACCGGCGGACGATCGCCGATAGCTATCTTCCCGCGCTGGCAGAGCTGTACCTGTTGACCGGCGTTACCGAGTACGACAATAGCCGCCCCCGGTCGGTGCGACTCTACCTCCGTGACACAGGGCTGGTGACCGCGATCGCCGACGGCGACGCCTCGACCGTCCGCAACGATTTTGACCGCGAGGCCGACCTAGCCCGCGTCGCGGCGTTCGACCACACGATGCGGTTCGCCTATGGGATCAACGCCATCCAGGGCAATGACGAGACGCCCACCGTCCAGTACTGGCGTGGGCGAGAGGGTGAGGTCGACTTCGTCTTCGAGGTAGACGGAACCCCTGTCCCGATCGGGCTAGCGTATCAGTCACGCGAGCGTGAGGAGTCACTCGAAGCCGTTCGAGAATTCAAAGAAGCGTACGACGTGCCACTTGGATTCATCCTCGCTGGTGATACGGTTCGAGGCAGACAACCTATTGAGGATCTCGGAGAGGGAATCATCCAACTTCCGTACTGGTTGTACTTGCTCCTATGCTAG